The Clostridium sporogenes genome contains a region encoding:
- a CDS encoding helix-turn-helix domain-containing protein, whose amino-acid sequence MVKYSDSSWSALADKYNLVKRPYGKGQIYDFPPHWSNGWIAEVSPAKGLFVSSAWLTPSEQIVHTINSSNPFMMLFCIDCGEIVYSQQGKKKQALFPITHLIINPQKQFTFTFFKDVHYCFTSVLIFDDFIKPFLKDRTTAPRISVEDAKLWKTQHYNTPDIMLIFEQIRWAVRNTDMPLLAFEGMTLHLLSSITRNFPDIPKKRSNRRHYVTWENEQKIYKVKNKIDEDILNIPNTIELCRIAGMSESKLRQSFKNHYGIPLYRYIRIETMKRAMQLLSADHLSIRNISELCGYKNPAKFAAAFKNIHGITPSDFRKSFNL is encoded by the coding sequence ATGGTTAAATATAGTGATTCTTCTTGGAGTGCTTTAGCAGACAAATATAATCTTGTTAAAAGACCTTATGGCAAAGGGCAGATTTATGATTTCCCTCCTCATTGGTCAAATGGATGGATTGCAGAAGTAAGCCCTGCTAAAGGATTATTTGTTTCAAGTGCTTGGCTTACTCCAAGTGAACAGATAGTACATACAATAAATTCTAGTAATCCATTTATGATGCTTTTTTGTATTGACTGCGGAGAAATAGTCTATTCACAGCAAGGAAAGAAGAAGCAAGCTTTATTCCCTATCACTCATCTAATTATTAATCCCCAAAAACAATTTACCTTTACTTTCTTTAAAGACGTACATTATTGTTTTACCAGTGTTTTAATTTTTGATGACTTTATAAAACCTTTTCTCAAAGACCGTACCACTGCACCTAGAATCAGTGTGGAGGATGCGAAACTTTGGAAAACACAACATTACAACACACCGGATATAATGCTTATTTTTGAACAAATTAGATGGGCTGTACGAAATACAGACATGCCTTTGCTTGCCTTTGAGGGAATGACTTTGCATTTATTATCTTCAATCACTAGAAATTTCCCCGATATACCTAAAAAAAGAAGCAACCGTCGTCACTATGTTACTTGGGAAAATGAACAAAAAATTTATAAAGTTAAAAATAAGATTGATGAAGATATTTTAAATATTCCGAATACAATTGAACTATGCAGAATAGCTGGAATGAGCGAAAGTAAACTTCGCCAGTCTTTTAAAAATCATTATGGAATTCCTCTTTATAGATATATTAGAATAGAAACTATGAAAAGAGCCATGCAGCTTTTATCTGCTGACCATCTAAGTATTCGTAACATATCTGAACTATGTGGCTATAAAAATCCAGCCAAATTTGCTGCTGCCTTTAAAAATATCCATGGAATTACTCCTAGTGATTTTAGAAAATCTTTTAATTTATAA
- a CDS encoding ABC transporter substrate-binding protein, with amino-acid sequence MKKLFSLFCAIFMTTVIFAGCSSSKNEKKEESTVRTITTVKGDIEVPANPKRVVANWYVGEVITLGLNLVGYNAWEQETMPFYDKLKATKKIEKWEPEEVMNLKPDLIITYDEADFDKFSKVAPVLVIPESKNSSDRIKFVGEATGRTTEAKEAVNKFEKKLDAVKKTLKSDKFVGKTFSIMEDWGPTGEFSGIYYETGSRGGTLVYDYLGLKYPDKLKELIEKSKKGRGSISYEVAHEYFGDYILWFQQEGKESKYSKTDIWKSIPAVAAGRVVEIPGKYSGLFYYSDITSLTEQLDYMSNAINSLVK; translated from the coding sequence ATGAAAAAATTATTTTCATTATTTTGTGCAATATTTATGACTACTGTGATTTTTGCTGGTTGCTCTTCATCTAAAAATGAAAAGAAAGAAGAATCAACTGTTCGTACTATAACTACTGTAAAAGGGGATATTGAAGTTCCTGCTAATCCTAAGCGTGTTGTCGCTAATTGGTACGTTGGAGAGGTTATTACTTTAGGGTTAAATTTAGTTGGATACAATGCTTGGGAACAAGAAACTATGCCTTTTTATGATAAACTTAAAGCTACAAAAAAAATAGAAAAATGGGAACCAGAAGAGGTTATGAATTTAAAACCAGATCTTATCATCACATATGATGAGGCAGATTTTGATAAATTCAGTAAAGTAGCTCCAGTTCTTGTTATTCCAGAATCTAAAAATTCCAGTGATAGAATAAAGTTTGTTGGAGAAGCTACAGGACGTACTACTGAAGCAAAAGAAGCTGTCAACAAATTTGAAAAAAAACTTGATGCTGTGAAAAAAACTCTTAAAAGTGACAAGTTTGTAGGAAAAACTTTCAGCATTATGGAAGATTGGGGTCCTACTGGAGAATTTAGTGGTATATATTATGAAACAGGCTCTAGAGGTGGTACTTTAGTATATGACTATCTTGGACTTAAATATCCAGATAAACTTAAAGAACTTATAGAAAAATCCAAAAAAGGTCGTGGATCTATAAGTTATGAAGTGGCTCATGAGTATTTTGGGGATTATATATTATGGTTCCAACAAGAAGGTAAAGAATCTAAATATTCAAAAACAGATATTTGGAAAAGCATTCCTGCAGTTGCAGCAGGCAGAGTTGTAGAAATACCAGGAAAATATTCAGGCCTTTTCTATTATTCTGATATTACAAGTCTTACTGAACAACTTGACTATATGAGTAATGCAATAAATTCATTAGTTAAATAA
- a CDS encoding FecCD family ABC transporter permease, whose product MQKTYNKKRQLGALNFTIYMIVGVVLLVIMSAASISFGAADMNLTTAWGAIFNFDSSLTEHQIIQTLRLPRIAANIIVGSSLAICGAIMQGTTRNPLADSGLMGISSGATFAMAFCMAFLPGGSYGQMMLFACIGAAVTTGMTYFIASIGTGSMKPQRLILAGISISMLFGAFSQYLSIKYRLGHALAYWTAGGTAGAKWSELAIVFPFFIVGIIVALVISPSITVLNLGDDAAIGLGLNTKKVKGISTLVVLILTGISVIVVGPVGFVGLIVPHIVRYLIGVDYRYIIPASGLYGALITVAADLVGRLINKPYETPIGIIFALIGVPYFLYLTRIQRREFE is encoded by the coding sequence ATGCAAAAGACCTATAATAAAAAGCGACAATTAGGAGCTTTGAATTTTACAATCTATATGATTGTAGGAGTGGTTTTGCTAGTAATTATGTCAGCGGCGTCAATTTCTTTTGGTGCTGCTGATATGAATTTGACTACAGCTTGGGGAGCCATTTTTAATTTTGACTCTTCTTTAACTGAACACCAGATTATTCAAACTCTCAGACTTCCCCGTATAGCAGCTAATATAATTGTTGGATCAAGCCTTGCGATATGTGGTGCTATAATGCAGGGAACTACAAGAAATCCTCTTGCTGATTCTGGACTTATGGGTATAAGTAGCGGTGCTACTTTTGCTATGGCTTTTTGTATGGCATTTTTACCTGGTGGAAGTTATGGACAGATGATGCTTTTTGCCTGCATTGGTGCAGCTGTTACTACAGGTATGACTTATTTTATTGCATCTATTGGTACAGGAAGCATGAAACCACAGAGACTTATTTTAGCAGGTATTTCTATATCAATGCTATTTGGTGCTTTTAGCCAATATCTTTCTATTAAATACAGACTCGGACATGCATTAGCTTATTGGACTGCTGGAGGAACAGCAGGTGCTAAATGGAGTGAACTTGCTATAGTTTTCCCGTTCTTTATTGTGGGCATTATTGTAGCCCTTGTTATATCCCCTTCAATTACGGTTTTAAATCTTGGAGATGATGCAGCTATAGGTCTTGGACTTAATACTAAGAAGGTTAAAGGGATATCTACCCTAGTAGTTTTAATACTTACAGGGATTTCTGTAATTGTTGTTGGACCTGTTGGTTTTGTAGGATTAATAGTACCTCATATTGTACGCTACCTTATAGGTGTAGATTATAGATACATTATTCCAGCTTCAGGATTATATGGAGCATTGATTACTGTGGCAGCAGATTTAGTTGGAAGGCTTATTAATAAGCCCTATGAAACTCCAATTGGAATTATCTTTGCTTTAATAGGTGTTCCGTATTTTCTTTATCTTACAAGGATACAAAGGAGGGAATTTGAATGA
- a CDS encoding FecCD family ABC transporter permease — MKKKGYSVSRGLTIILLLTIILLVVAVISVNSGKMNLSPLEVFNVLIGRGTDKQNLIVYNFRLPRIVLTMLVGIGMGTAGCVMQSLLRNDMASPGTLGISSGSGLFVLLFIVIFKVDSVSSAIALPLLAFVGGMTAAVLIFLLSYRKGKSISPTGLILTGVAVGSGYSAVTMMLTLKLDEKQMDFVQRWSAGSLWGDNWTYISILVPWVLILFLYVFYKSRILNTLNLGNQTATGLGVAVKREFIGLTVAAVALSSGSVALGGNFFFVGMISPHMARKFVGSNHKLLIPTASLVGSIIILLSDTITRTISFGSDIPTGIVITVLSTPYFLYLLVKSN, encoded by the coding sequence ATGAAGAAAAAGGGTTATTCAGTTTCACGTGGTTTAACTATTATTTTGCTACTTACCATTATCTTGTTAGTCGTGGCAGTAATAAGTGTGAACTCAGGTAAAATGAATCTTTCTCCTTTGGAGGTTTTTAATGTTCTTATTGGAAGAGGTACAGATAAGCAAAATCTTATAGTATATAATTTTCGTCTTCCCCGTATTGTATTAACCATGCTTGTAGGCATTGGTATGGGAACAGCTGGCTGTGTAATGCAGAGTTTACTGCGCAATGATATGGCTAGTCCTGGAACTTTGGGAATAAGTTCTGGGTCAGGGTTATTTGTACTATTGTTCATAGTTATTTTTAAGGTAGACAGTGTATCTTCAGCTATTGCTCTTCCACTTCTAGCTTTTGTAGGTGGAATGACAGCAGCTGTATTGATATTTTTACTTTCCTATAGAAAAGGGAAAAGTATATCACCTACAGGATTAATTTTGACAGGAGTAGCCGTTGGAAGTGGATATAGTGCTGTTACTATGATGCTTACTTTAAAGCTAGATGAAAAACAGATGGATTTTGTTCAAAGATGGAGTGCAGGAAGTCTTTGGGGAGACAATTGGACATATATTTCTATTCTTGTACCTTGGGTATTGATTCTATTTTTATATGTATTTTATAAATCTCGTATTTTAAATACCTTAAACCTTGGGAATCAAACTGCAACAGGATTAGGAGTAGCAGTGAAGCGTGAATTTATAGGGTTAACTGTAGCAGCTGTTGCTCTATCATCAGGCAGTGTAGCTTTAGGTGGAAACTTCTTTTTTGTGGGAATGATTTCTCCACATATGGCAAGAAAGTTTGTAGGATCAAATCATAAACTATTAATTCCTACAGCATCTTTAGTAGGCTCAATAATTATTCTATTATCAGACACTATTACTAGAACTATAAGTTTTGGAAGCGATATTCCTACAGGAATTGTTATTACTGTATTAAGTACACCCTACTTCTTATACCTATTAGTAAAGTCAAATTAA
- a CDS encoding ABC transporter ATP-binding protein, whose product MKSIETKNLDIAYEDTLIVKELNMQIPKGKITSIIGANGCGKSTILKAVGRILKPKNGLVHLSGQDISKLSTKEIAKKMAILPQNPTAPSGLTVSELVAYGRFPHQKGFGNLTKEDKKIVKWALDATKLSEFERREVDTLSGGQRQRVWIAMALAQQTDLILLDEPTTYLDLAHQLEVLKLLYELNRNQKCTIVMVLHDLNLAARFSDYIIAIQKGDIIKYGPPEEVMTPEVLRKTFNINADIVIEPKSNRPVCITYDIIDENEGVQLKEREAVGI is encoded by the coding sequence ATGAAAAGTATTGAAACTAAAAATTTAGATATAGCCTATGAGGATACTCTCATTGTAAAAGAATTAAATATGCAGATACCAAAGGGTAAGATAACTTCTATTATAGGAGCAAATGGTTGCGGTAAATCAACTATCTTGAAAGCTGTTGGGCGTATATTAAAGCCTAAGAATGGTTTAGTACATCTAAGTGGACAAGATATAAGTAAATTGTCTACAAAAGAAATAGCTAAAAAGATGGCTATACTTCCTCAAAATCCTACTGCACCAAGTGGACTTACTGTAAGTGAGTTAGTTGCATATGGACGTTTCCCTCATCAAAAAGGTTTTGGAAATCTCACGAAGGAAGATAAAAAAATTGTTAAATGGGCTTTGGATGCAACTAAGCTAAGTGAATTTGAGAGGAGAGAGGTTGATACTTTATCAGGAGGGCAAAGACAGAGAGTTTGGATTGCTATGGCTTTAGCACAGCAAACTGATTTGATATTATTAGATGAACCTACTACTTATCTTGATCTTGCTCACCAATTAGAGGTTTTAAAGCTTTTATATGAGCTTAATCGTAATCAAAAGTGTACTATTGTTATGGTACTTCATGATTTAAATCTTGCGGCAAGATTCTCTGATTATATTATTGCTATCCAAAAAGGAGATATCATAAAATATGGACCTCCTGAGGAAGTTATGACTCCAGAGGTTCTCAGGAAAACATTCAATATTAATGCTGATATTGTTATTGAGCCTAAGAGTAATCGTCCAGTATGTATTACTTATGATATTATAGATGAAAATGAGGGTGTGCAATTGAAGGAAAGGGAGGCAGTAGGTATATGA
- a CDS encoding ABC transporter ATP-binding protein, whose protein sequence is MRTTLRIFIGARRYWIYLILALIAVVISTIAGFYNPWALRELTSIATEGRANFEEQSLRIGLMLLVATILQSAGSAISGYLNHHAALHYVADMRTELYSKLQHMGLRYFNKSRTGDLTSRVINDVMEVEILLAHVIPDFVVNILTFIGVGILLFSINVKLAFISLVTIPFIIMITLWQSKHLSPIWKQNSMIRGELSGTVQDNFSGIKEIQIFNQQEREEKRIKNLSIKHSRAYLKASFFFETTFPLLAFFTALGSVIVIIFGGFMVSRGEINIGDIVGFSMYLGMFYGPIKSFSRLMEMAGNAVAGCKRVFEVMDELPDVKEKVNAKRLPRVKGEVEFKGISFSYNDEIKILKNINLKVNPGETVAFVGATGVGKTTIASLLNRFYDPQSGSILMDGIDIKDVTLKSLRDNISMVLQDTFLFNGTIYENIVYGWKEATRSQVLAASKAANAHNFIENLEDGYDTIIGERGVRLSGGQKQRISIARAILRNSPILILDEATSALDTKTEKEIQAALDEISKDRTTIVIAHRLSTIYNADKIVVLEGAGIKEMGTHDELIRFGGTYAMLYKSQVS, encoded by the coding sequence ATGAGAACCACCTTACGTATTTTTATAGGAGCCAGAAGATATTGGATTTATTTAATATTAGCATTAATAGCTGTTGTTATTTCTACTATAGCAGGATTTTATAATCCCTGGGCTTTAAGAGAGCTTACAAGTATAGCAACTGAAGGACGCGCTAATTTTGAAGAGCAATCTTTACGAATTGGATTAATGCTATTAGTTGCAACTATACTTCAATCAGCTGGAAGTGCTATTTCAGGATATTTAAACCATCATGCAGCTTTGCATTATGTTGCAGATATGAGAACAGAACTTTACTCTAAGCTTCAACATATGGGGCTTAGGTATTTTAATAAAAGCCGTACAGGAGATTTAACTAGCAGAGTTATTAATGATGTTATGGAGGTAGAGATTCTTTTAGCTCACGTAATTCCTGATTTTGTCGTTAATATATTGACTTTCATAGGTGTAGGCATATTATTATTTTCTATTAATGTAAAGTTAGCTTTTATAAGTCTTGTTACTATTCCTTTTATTATTATGATTACTCTTTGGCAGAGCAAGCATCTTTCACCTATATGGAAGCAGAATTCTATGATTAGAGGGGAACTTTCTGGTACTGTTCAAGATAATTTTTCTGGAATTAAAGAAATACAGATATTCAATCAACAGGAAAGAGAAGAAAAAAGGATTAAGAACCTTTCTATAAAACATAGTAGGGCATACTTAAAGGCAAGCTTCTTTTTTGAAACTACCTTTCCACTTCTTGCATTTTTCACGGCTCTAGGTTCTGTTATAGTTATAATATTTGGTGGGTTTATGGTTTCAAGAGGAGAAATTAATATTGGAGATATTGTAGGATTTTCTATGTATCTTGGTATGTTTTATGGCCCTATAAAGAGTTTTTCAAGGCTTATGGAAATGGCAGGTAACGCAGTTGCAGGATGTAAGCGTGTCTTTGAGGTTATGGATGAACTTCCAGATGTCAAAGAGAAAGTTAATGCAAAGAGATTACCTAGAGTTAAAGGAGAAGTTGAGTTTAAGGGAATTTCTTTCTCCTACAATGATGAGATAAAGATTTTAAAAAATATAAATTTAAAAGTAAATCCAGGAGAAACTGTAGCTTTTGTTGGAGCAACTGGAGTTGGCAAAACTACAATAGCTAGTCTTTTAAATCGCTTTTATGATCCGCAGAGTGGAAGCATTTTAATGGATGGAATAGATATTAAAGATGTAACCTTAAAGAGTCTTAGGGATAATATAAGTATGGTTTTACAGGACACTTTTTTATTTAATGGAACAATTTATGAAAATATAGTTTATGGCTGGAAAGAAGCTACTAGGAGTCAGGTTCTTGCAGCCTCAAAAGCAGCCAATGCTCATAATTTCATTGAAAATTTAGAAGATGGTTATGATACCATAATAGGTGAGCGTGGAGTACGTCTTTCCGGAGGACAAAAACAGAGAATTTCTATAGCTAGAGCAATTCTTAGAAATTCACCTATCCTTATTTTAGATGAAGCCACATCAGCTTTGGATACAAAAACAGAGAAAGAAATCCAAGCGGCATTAGATGAAATTTCAAAGGATCGAACAACTATAGTAATTGCTCATAGATTATCAACCATTTATAATGCAGATAAAATTGTAGTTCTAGAAGGAGCAGGCATTAAAGAAATGGGAACCCATGATGAGCTAATTCGCTTTGGAGGAACTTATGCTATGCTTTATAAGAGTCAAGTATCTTAA
- a CDS encoding metal-dependent transcriptional regulator, producing the protein MEKLTFVMENYLEAIYELSEENNGVKMTHIAEKLGVTKASTNSAMITLAEKGLITNEKYKKIFLTPLGLKIARFTYKKHRIIKDFLIKTLNIDSSIADKDACAIEHVISSDSVYAMEKFLLEHENK; encoded by the coding sequence ATGGAAAAACTTACTTTTGTAATGGAAAATTATTTAGAAGCCATCTATGAACTATCAGAAGAAAATAACGGAGTTAAAATGACTCATATAGCAGAAAAACTTGGAGTGACTAAAGCTAGCACTAATAGTGCTATGATAACTTTAGCTGAAAAGGGACTTATAACTAATGAAAAATATAAGAAAATATTTTTAACTCCTTTAGGCTTAAAAATAGCTAGATTTACATATAAAAAGCATCGCATTATTAAAGATTTCCTTATAAAAACTCTAAACATAGATAGTTCTATTGCAGATAAAGACGCATGTGCTATAGAACATGTTATTAGTTCCGATTCTGTTTATGCTATGGAAAAATTTCTTTTGGAACATGAGAATAAATAA
- a CDS encoding nucleobase:cation symporter-2 family protein, protein MKKNEMDIQLMYGVNDKPKILMQMLLGLQHIFAAFGGIIVVPIVISAALGFDAKTSTALISSAILAAGVATFIQSRGIGPIGARVACIMGTDFTFVAPAIAVGGKFGLSGIFGATILGAGIVIILSFFVKPLMKLFPPIVTGTVVSLIGLTLLPVSIDWAAGGVGSANYGSLKNISIALFIMIVTLLLNHYGKGLVSSASILIGMVVGYIICIPLGMVDFSSVSQASWISLPKIFGYGITFNLQVLLPFIPAYFVTIIGTVGCLKAITEVSGIKADEKPITAGVLSDGVGSMLAGFFGALPNTSFSQNIGLIPLTKVASRYVTMMAGILLVILGLFPKFAALINIMPQPVLGGVGIVMFGTVAAAGIQTLSSVKLNNRNMLIIATSIGLGLGVTFRPEFIAQLPESLKMIFSSGISTGTIVALLLNVILKEKE, encoded by the coding sequence ATGAAAAAAAATGAGATGGATATTCAGTTAATGTATGGGGTTAATGATAAGCCAAAAATACTAATGCAAATGTTATTAGGATTGCAGCATATTTTTGCGGCTTTTGGCGGAATAATTGTTGTTCCAATTGTTATTTCAGCAGCCTTAGGCTTTGATGCTAAAACTTCAACAGCATTAATTAGTAGTGCAATTTTAGCGGCAGGAGTGGCTACTTTCATTCAGTCAAGAGGAATAGGTCCTATTGGAGCACGTGTTGCCTGTATTATGGGAACTGATTTTACATTTGTTGCACCGGCAATTGCTGTTGGTGGAAAGTTTGGATTATCAGGAATTTTTGGTGCAACAATTTTAGGTGCTGGTATAGTAATTATTTTAAGTTTTTTTGTTAAGCCACTAATGAAACTATTTCCACCTATTGTAACAGGAACAGTTGTGAGTTTAATTGGGTTAACATTATTACCAGTTTCAATAGATTGGGCAGCAGGTGGTGTTGGATCAGCTAATTATGGAAGTTTAAAAAATATTTCTATTGCTTTATTTATAATGATAGTTACATTATTACTAAATCATTATGGAAAGGGATTAGTAAGCAGTGCTTCAATCTTAATAGGCATGGTTGTTGGATATATAATTTGTATTCCATTAGGAATGGTTGATTTTTCATCAGTAAGCCAAGCTAGTTGGATATCATTACCTAAAATTTTTGGCTATGGTATAACTTTTAACTTACAGGTTTTATTACCTTTTATTCCTGCATATTTTGTTACTATCATTGGAACTGTTGGATGTCTTAAAGCCATTACAGAAGTTTCTGGAATTAAAGCAGACGAAAAACCTATTACAGCAGGAGTTTTATCTGATGGTGTAGGAAGTATGTTAGCAGGCTTTTTTGGTGCCTTACCCAATACATCATTTAGTCAAAATATTGGATTAATCCCTCTAACAAAAGTAGCTAGCCGTTATGTAACAATGATGGCTGGAATACTATTAGTTATTTTGGGATTGTTTCCTAAATTTGCTGCACTAATCAATATAATGCCACAGCCGGTACTTGGGGGTGTAGGAATTGTTATGTTTGGAACAGTTGCTGCAGCAGGAATTCAAACTTTAAGTAGTGTAAAGTTAAATAATAGAAATATGTTAATAATTGCCACATCCATTGGCTTAGGATTAGGGGTTACTTTCCGTCCAGAATTTATTGCTCAATTACCAGAATCCTTAAAAATGATTTTTTCATCAGGAATTTCAACTGGAACAATTGTAGCTTTATTACTAAATGTAATATTAAAAGAAAAAGAATAA
- a CDS encoding xanthine phosphoribosyltransferase — translation MEKLQNRILQEGHALSETVLKVDSFLNHQVDPDLMYEIGNYFKNYFKEHKITKVFTIESSGIAPAVMTAMQMNLSMVILKKQASKILNGDVYQTTVHSFTKGLDYELTLSKKYITKEDNILIIDDFLANGEAALGAARLVQEAGAKVAGMGIVIEKSFQPGRKMLEDKGYDVYSLARIAKLEKGLIEFVK, via the coding sequence GTGGAAAAATTACAAAATCGTATTTTACAAGAAGGTCATGCATTATCTGAAACTGTATTAAAGGTGGATTCTTTTTTAAATCATCAAGTAGATCCAGATTTAATGTATGAAATAGGAAATTATTTTAAAAATTATTTTAAAGAACATAAAATCACAAAGGTATTTACAATTGAAAGTTCAGGAATTGCTCCAGCTGTTATGACTGCAATGCAAATGAATTTGTCAATGGTAATATTAAAAAAACAAGCATCAAAAATTTTAAATGGAGATGTTTATCAAACTACTGTGCACTCATTTACAAAGGGATTGGATTATGAACTAACATTATCCAAAAAGTATATTACAAAAGAAGATAATATATTAATTATAGATGATTTTTTAGCAAACGGAGAAGCAGCATTAGGAGCTGCACGTTTAGTTCAAGAGGCAGGAGCTAAAGTTGCAGGAATGGGAATTGTTATTGAAAAGTCATTCCAACCGGGACGAAAAATGTTAGAAGACAAAGGATATGATGTATACTCATTAGCACGTATAGCTAAATTAGAAAAAGGCTTAATTGAATTTGTAAAATAA
- a CDS encoding response regulator transcription factor encodes MNYKIYIIEDDSSISLLLKDYITKYGFHVKVAENFENIMEEFNEFNPDVVLLDVNLPKYDGFYWCRKIRQKSKIPIIFISARDSGMDQVMALENGADDYIIKPFYCDVIMAKIKSHIRRAFGEYAPKVDEKIVELQGLKFYKERSEIEFKDERVIITKKEGILLEYLMKKYPKVVNRDFLLEKIWDDIEFVEENTLNVNVSRIRKRLHKLGIEDGIETVRGVGYRLNKTW; translated from the coding sequence ATGAATTATAAAATATATATTATAGAAGATGATTCATCAATAAGTTTATTATTAAAGGATTATATTACTAAATATGGATTTCATGTAAAGGTAGCAGAAAACTTTGAAAATATAATGGAAGAATTTAATGAATTCAATCCTGATGTAGTATTATTAGATGTGAATTTGCCTAAATATGATGGATTTTATTGGTGTAGAAAGATAAGACAAAAATCAAAAATTCCTATAATTTTTATATCAGCTAGAGATAGTGGTATGGATCAGGTAATGGCACTTGAAAACGGAGCTGATGATTATATAATTAAACCTTTTTATTGTGATGTTATTATGGCTAAGATAAAAAGTCATATAAGAAGAGCCTTTGGAGAGTATGCACCAAAAGTTGATGAAAAAATAGTAGAACTTCAAGGATTGAAATTTTATAAAGAGAGGTCTGAAATAGAATTTAAAGATGAAAGAGTGATTATAACTAAAAAGGAAGGAATATTATTAGAATATCTTATGAAAAAATATCCTAAGGTTGTAAATAGAGATTTCCTCTTAGAGAAAATATGGGATGATATTGAGTTTGTAGAAGAGAATACATTGAATGTTAATGTAAGTAGAATAAGAAAAAGACTTCATAAGTTAGGAATAGAAGATGGAATAGAAACCGTAAGAGGGGTAGGATATAGATTGAATAAAACTTGGTAG
- a CDS encoding sensor histidine kinase produces MKLFIKDNKGYIAIYFISIFVTLGYLALLGFVQIGECLYILLFNTFILGCFLFFRYYKNKEVYRFLDKGLNNLDESFLDLGNSVLGEGISNILKKEHNLYEAEIIKYNNAYNDHITFINQWVHQMKTPLSIIQLQIQEYEGEEPVESMKVEISKLNRGLNMAMYFARLDSFKQDFIVEKFSLYNLVRSKVNEEKQIFIKNKILPKVQIDDSIEVHSDFKWMKFVLEQLIVNGVKYSKDKGKELIIRAYDDENSVKLSIIDKGVGIPKKDIKRVFEPFFTGENGRNFGESTGMGLYIVKRICDNLEHGIFIESKVSKGTTVSIVFKK; encoded by the coding sequence ATGAAGTTATTTATAAAAGACAATAAAGGATATATAGCTATATATTTTATAAGTATTTTTGTTACATTGGGATATTTAGCTCTTTTAGGATTTGTACAAATTGGTGAGTGTTTATATATATTATTATTTAATACATTTATTTTAGGATGTTTTTTATTTTTTAGATATTATAAGAATAAGGAAGTATATAGATTTTTAGACAAGGGACTAAATAATCTAGATGAATCTTTTTTAGATTTAGGAAATTCAGTTTTAGGGGAAGGTATCTCTAATATTTTAAAGAAAGAGCATAATTTGTATGAAGCTGAAATTATAAAATACAATAATGCCTATAATGATCATATAACATTTATAAATCAATGGGTTCATCAGATGAAAACACCTTTATCAATAATTCAATTACAAATACAAGAATACGAGGGAGAAGAACCTGTTGAAAGTATGAAAGTAGAGATAAGTAAATTAAATAGAGGATTAAATATGGCTATGTATTTTGCTAGGCTTGATTCTTTTAAGCAAGATTTTATAGTAGAAAAATTTTCTCTATATAATTTAGTTAGGAGTAAAGTTAACGAAGAAAAGCAGATATTTATTAAAAACAAGATATTACCAAAAGTTCAAATAGATGATTCTATAGAAGTACACAGTGATTTTAAGTGGATGAAGTTTGTATTGGAACAGCTTATTGTTAATGGAGTAAAGTATTCCAAAGACAAGGGGAAAGAATTGATTATAAGAGCTTATGATGATGAAAATTCTGTTAAGTTAAGTATAATTGATAAAGGGGTAGGAATACCGAAGAAGGATATTAAAAGAGTTTTTGAGCCATTTTTTACAGGGGAAAATGGACGTAATTTTGGAGAGTCTACCGGAATGGGACTATATATAGTTAAAAGAATTTGTGATAATTTAGAACATGGCATATTTATAGAATCTAAAGTTTCAAAGGGAACAACTGTTTCCATAGTATTTAAAAAGTAG